The genome window TATATTTCTGGGTTCAATTTTATCTGAGAAATCAGTTTGAAGATCGGTATAACTTGGGAGCTTTGCAATACTTAAACCATATTTTTCACATTCGCTAATATAGATTGATAGCTCATCTTTATCAATATTTTCCTCTGCAATAATTAGCTTTTGAGGCTTAATATTTTTGGCATTCAAATGCGATATTATATTCTCAAGATTTTCTATACCCCCCATTACAGGAACGCCATAAATTCTGGTATTATGCTTTGAAACGTTTTTGTCAATTATTGCTACAATATGATAGTCATGACTTGGGTCTCTAAGAATTGATCTTATAAAGTTTTCAGATACACTATTAATTCCTGAGATAATTGTTGGGATTTTTTTCAATTGTAAGCTAGCATTTTTGGTAAAAAATTTTTCAGTGTAAAGTCTGTATAGAAACCTACCACCAATTAAGCTACTAAGCGTTAAAACAAGCTGAATTACAAATATAGTGCGCGGAATATTATCAAGCCTTGTAAGCACAAACATAGCTATAAAAAAAGATGTGATAATATATATACTATTTCTTAGAATAACCTTTACATCTTCTATAGAAAAATAGCGCCACATAGCCCTATGCTGCTTAGAAACAAACAAAAATGGTATTGAGCATAAACCAAGAACTAAAGTTCCTAAAACCACTTGCTCTTCAAACTGAGTTATTTTAAAGCTACCCACCCTTAGAATATACGCAAAAACGTATGATAAAAGTATCGCACTTACATCATACGTTAAAACCGCATACTTACGTAGCTTATGTGTTTCTAAATTTTGCATACCCCCTCCTTATAGCACCTAAGCCCCAGGTTTTTCGCTTAAATACTGTTTTTTATCTTTAATATGCTTAAATTCTTCGGCTTCAGGCATTGGATCCTTGCGTCTATTAATGTTAGGCCAGTTAGCAGATAGTTTTTTATTAATTTCAAGCCAATCAATACCTGCGTCGGTGTCTGGTTTAATCGCTTCTATTGGGCATTCTGGCTCGCATACGCCACAATCTATGCACTCATCTGGATTTATTACCAGCATATTTTCGCCTTCATAAAAGCAATCTACAGGGCAAACTTCAACGCAATCTGTAAGTTTGCATTTTATACATGCTTCTGTAACTACGTATGGCATTACTTAATCTCCTAAGAATATTTTATTTGCTTTTCCCTGCCAGCCTTAATTTGTACTAGGCGGGTTTTAACTTTCATGAAAGTTATAAAGATTGTAAAAGAAATGCAACTAAAAAATACGCTAATTAATGGAATTAGCATAGATTTTGCTATAGCCACCCCACCGCTTCTAATAATACTAGATGGTTGATGTAGTGTATTCCACATTTCTACAGATAGCTTAACGATAGGAACATTTACCGACCCTATAATGGCAATAACCGATGCATAAAAATAGGTTTTATCAGATGGTTTGTTCTCATAAATGTAAAGCATATACCCAATATAAAAGAATAAAAGTATTAATGTTGAAGTAAGCCTTGGATCCCACACCCAGTATGTTCCCCACATAGGTCTGCCCCAAATGGATCCTGTTATTAATGTAATAAGTGCGTAACCACAGCCAATTTGCGCCATTGCCTCGGAAATATGAATTAATAACGGATTTCGCCATACAATATATGAAAAGCCTAGTATTCCCATACTAAAATATAAGTTCAGCGAAAGCCATGCACTTGGTACATGTATGTACATAATTCTAACTGAATCAAGCATTTGATAGTCAAGTGGAGCCTGAAGTATTAAATACGCCGAAACTATTATGCTCAATACAAACAGCACTGAAAATATACTAATAATACGGTTTCCGTAATGTAAAAATAAACCTGGTTTAATTGTTATCATTATGCATCCATTCTTATAAAACTTACTATACTACCATACTGCTCGGTTGGATTATGGGTAAACCTTCTGAAACTGAACCATTTATTAGCATTTGTATATGTATCAATATCTGAGTCATGTACATTATTAATACCAGCTTTTACAAGCTTTGCTTTAACAAACCCTGGTAAATCAAACATATATTTCTCATTTTTTGGCTTGAAAAACTGCTTATATGCATCAGATTCTTCTATAAACTTATCATAAAACTCAGCGCCAACCTCATATGAATCCTGCCTGATACAAGGGGCTATTATTGCACCAATGCTATCAGTTTTACAGCCCATTTTAACCATTTCATGTACTGTATTTTCAATAATACCGCTAAATGCTCCTTTCCACCCTGCATGGCAGCTTCCTATAATTTTAGATTCCGTATCATAAAAAAGTATTGGTACACAATCAGCTGTTAGAACCCATAAGTTTACGCCATATTCATTACTTACTTGCGCATCAGCTTCTGGAAAGTACAAATCTGAACTTGCTTTTACAACAATGTTTGAATGAATTTGGTGCAAAATACTATTATTTGCACCTACTATATTTGCAACTTTATAAATACTTTCCTTTGCAGATTCAATAGGTTTATCTTTAGGTAAAAATTTATAGTCACAGTCTTTTACACTGCGATCAATAAAACCATAGGTAATACCAGGTATGTTTAAACCTTCTATTTGAACAATACATTTTTCCATAGTTATTCTATACTTTATAAATTTTCATACACATAACATACTGAAAACATTTACAAAAAGCAAAAGCCTTAATTACAATTAACCGTTTACTTGACTTTTAACCAAAAATTAACTATAATTCGTTAACATAAACTTTTAATAGGTAATGCTATGTCAAAGCACAGTAACAAGAATTTATCAGCAACGCAATTATTGAATCAAAATCTTATCAACAATGATGACTTGCATGTAATAAAAAATGAGTTACTTCAGGAATTTAGCAATGAAAATCCAGATCATTTAGGTATCATTGAATTAATTATTAACTCAACTAATGAGCCTAATTCTTTTTTAATGAAAGCAATTTCAGCTACAAAAGAAGCTAAGAATGGCAGCGAGATTACATCTTCTGACATAGCAAATGTTATAAAGCCGCTTACTTTAGTTAATCCTCTTCCAAGAAGAACAGAATTATTTGTTGAGCCTAGAAAATTCAATACAAAAAAAGCAGGTGAGTACATGGCTCTGGTTAAACAGACTGCTGTTACAACACTTGGTTATTTAGCCCCACAAGCAATCGTTGCCGCTGGCAAAAGCTTAGGCTTAGTATCTGGTGATGAAAATTCAGCAGAAGCAACTGAAAGCATGATGATGCCTTTTGCGCAAGTAGCAAGTACTATGGCAGCATACGTTGTTGGTGGATATTGGTCTAAATCAATGTTTAAAATTTCACCAATTGAAAAAATGATCCACCGCGGGCATGGTAAAGTTACAAGGCTTTTATCAAAAGCAATGCATTATCCAACACGTGGCGAAGGTCAGCTTGAAGGTAAAAAAATCCATGTTGATTATACATCGCTAGAACAGGCTTTTGTTACATCAGCAAATACTCAATTCCAAGCCTTCCCGTTAAATAAGGAAGAAGTTGCCGTACTTTACCCGAATCAAATTAAAGAAACTAAAGAGCAAAATTTTAGTGAAATGTTTAATGAAGAAGCTTCTAAAATTTCATTCAGAGACGCAATTAACCCAACCTTTTCAGGAAAAGTTAAAGCAGAAGTTAGGTTCATGTAAATATAAATTATCAATAAAAGCCTTGCCCTGAACAAGGCTTTTATTTTGCAAGTATTAAAAATCAATTAATTAAGTATTGACTTTAAATTTTACAACCACTAAAGTCTACTACAACAATTTAAAAAAGGTAAATTTATGACTGATTTTATTTGGAGTTTTGAAAAATCTGATAAAAATAGCAGCACTCAATATAATAATCTTGAGGCTCAAAAAGATAGCAACAATGATTTAGCTTATGAAAAGGCATTTACAGACTTTTTAGTAGACATACTAAGTACAAATGATCAAAATCTTTTAAAAGCTAGATTAGATTATATGAAAACAGCTTTAAAAGCTGGCTTAGACAATACAAACGCACAACATATTAAGCTTAAGGATTTAATTGACAGCACTGCTTCAACTACCAAAGATTCTTTTATTATCAAAGCTTTAGTGGCAGCAAGAAAACACGTTAAATTTCACGATAGATCAGGCACACATAATGGATTAACAATAGCAAGTGGCGACATTTCTAATACATTAAAATCTCTTATTGAACATACAATTACTGCACCTAAGGCAAAAGCTAAAGTTACAGATAAAAAAGTCGACTTTAAAAATAAAAATGAATACTTTGCATTTGCAAAACAAGCAGTTATAACAGCTTTAGGCGTTTTTGCTATTCCATTAGTTATGATTATTGGTCGCCGTATTGGTCTTGCTCCATATGCTGGCAAAATTGTTGCAAAACTTGCTACAAACCCAGAGATTGCTAAAGTTTTAAATGTGATTTCTCCAAGCGTTAAAAAAGGTCTTACAATTGCAGCAAAATATGTATTTGGTGGCTTAGCTGGTTACATTGCTGGTGGTTTCTGGGCAAAATCAACATTCAAATTTGAATCAGTTGAAAAACATACTCATGCACAAACAAACCGCATTGGCAGATTCTTTGCAAAAGCAGCTCATTACTTAACACGTGGTGAAGGTAAAGTAGTTGGAAAATCTGAAGTGAATACTACATCACTTCATCAATATGTGGCTAATACAGTAAATAGTCAGTTTCCTGAATATAAACTTACCCTAAATGAAGCTGAAGAAATCTTCAAAGATAAGGTAATTGACATTTCTAATGCTAATTATTCTAAAGAAGCTTCTAAAGTAACTTTCAGAATGGCAGTTGACCCTTCAAGAAGTATCGAAAGATCTGCAGAAATTACTTTCTAATCATCTTTTGCGATATACCTTAAAAAGCCCCTAATCATTTAGGGGCTTTTTATTTATCAATATATTAACAATTTCTTAAAGCAATAATTGACATTTACCACTTAATATATTATTTATAATTCAAACAAATTATAGGTTAAAGCAAATGACTAAACTAAGCTGGCATTATAGTAAACATAACCCAAATGAATTAAAAAATTACACTGACTTTAGGGATATCAAGAACAGCGTAGACCCAGACTTATCTCCAATAGGATACAATATTCTTTTAAAGAATATTTTTAATACCCCTCAGTTTGACACCATTAAAACAACCTTACTTACCGCTTACCCTTCTCAATCAAAATTCAGGCAAAAACTTGAAGCATCAGATAATAGCCGAAATTCATTAATTTATAGAATTATAAATACTTATGCTTACAGTCACCTTGAATTTAAAGATGACTCAGATGAAGCTGGCTACGCTGCCAATGACTTTTCATCAGTTCAAATTGATCTAGATGCATTAATTAACACTATCAAAGCTAACATAGTTGATACAACAATTGGCGAAAAGCCAACCCTTAGTAATCAAGAATACCGAAACTATTTAAACAGTATTTATACAGACCAGTTTGATGCTATCAAAACAGCTTTACTTGCTGCTTATCCAGCTGAATCAAGGTTTAAACAAAAACTAGAAGCATCTGATAACAGTCATAACTCACTGATTTATAAAATAGTAAATGCGTACGCCGCAAATCACATCGCATTTAAAGCTAACTTTGATGAAAATGCGTTTTTAGAGAATCAATATTCAGCTATTGAGCTTGATATTCCAGGTTTAATAAACACTACTACAACAAATGTAATCGACACAACAATCGGAGCTAAGCCTAAATTAGACGACATTGATGTTGTTGACCGTACACCTAATAAGTGGTTTAACCCTAATCATGCTAATGACTGGTATGCTTTAGGCAAGCAATTAGGTTTATCAATTATTGGCTATAACATTCTGCCAATTACACGTGCAATTGTTTCATCAGCTTTAAACATATTTGGCGTTGGTCACTATGTATCCGAAGGACTATTTTTAGCCACCAGAAATAAATACGTACTCAAAGCCTTTTTAGCTTTAAGCCCAAAATTGGCAAATTTAATTGATTTTACAATCAACCATTTTGCTGGAATGTGTTTTGGCTATGTATTTGGTGGGCTTTGGGCAAAATCTGAATTTAAATGGCAAAAAGCAGAAACCTGGGCTGCATCTAGTAATAGTCTCGTTAGCTACGCTGGTAAGGCGCTTCAGTTAATTACAAAAGGCGAAGGCAAAAGCCAGTTAGCCGTTAATGCAAATGTAAAGGAAAAGTTCCTTGAAACTTTAAACGCTCCTATCGAGCAAATTTCCTTAATTACCAATGGTATAGTTTCAAAAGATGAGCTTAATTATACCAAAGATGAAGCATTCAGAACATTTGGTAGGGCGCTTTCTGATGCAACAAATCCTTCTCAGTATGACGATTACTTTAAAATATCATATCGTGAGGCTGTATTACCTATCTCAACAGAAAGATATATCGAACTTACGTTCTAGTAAGCACTATTTTAGCCATAAACTCTTCATAACAACCCTTTGATTTATATAACCAAAGGGTTTGTTTATTTTTAATATATTGAATCAAACTTAACGCAATGTTAAAATTATATTAACATTTTATTACACAGGTATTTTTTATGAAAGATGGCGATAAAAAGGATAAAAAAGACAAAGAGTCAAAAAATCTACACAAAAAAGCTGCTAAAAACGCCAAAAAAATAAGTAAAGGGGTCAAAACAGGCTTAAATTCTAATAGCTCAATCTCAGTCAGCGGAATAACAGTTAAAGCTAAAGATAATAAGTGGGAAGATGTAAGAAAAATTTTAGAATCAGGTCAAGAAATTCCGCTTGTTAAGCTAAATAATGCTGCATATTGGGCTGCTTATCATGGAAATCAGGATTTTGTAGACCTATTAATTGAGCGCGGAGCAGATGACTATAACCTAATTACTGATGGAGCTATGAAAAATGTAGATATGCAAAATATGGTGCATAACAAAAAAACCAGATTAGTTAAATCATTACTGACAAAAGCAGATAAAAAAGCACTAAACATAGATTTAATAAATCGCTGGGTTTTAATTGCATCAGCAGATCAAAATCCTAGTTTACTTGCTCAATTATTATCAATCGGCGCCGATCCTAACATAGCTCATAATATTAAGAAAAATAATAGTAATCTTAATGAAATACCTTTAGAACATGTCATTTATTCTCCATATGTTAATTCAAACATTTGTTGCCTACTTTTACTTGCATGCGGTGCAAATGTAGACAAGAATTTTATAAATGTAAAAGATATTGAAGATGAAGCTATTTTAGAAATTGTCAAGTCACCTAATTGTCGAAAACTAGCAGGCGAAAATATTTTACCATGGATAAATCAATACAACTTAAATATTATCAAAAAACATCCTAATTACATCGCTATCAATAATTTACTTAACACTTTAAGAACATCATCTAACAATACTAATGAAAAAGGCAATTGGTTCAATAAAATTTCATCTCAGCAAGGGGACGGCATAACTACAGTTTTTGATCTTACCACTCAGAAAATGTATAAACAAATTTTAAAAGATTCAAGATTATTATATACCGGCATTCCAGATATCGATAAACAAATTAACAATGCTATTAAAGATGATGTTTTCCATAGATTACAGAAAAAATCATCAACAATTAACTTATAGGCAAAATTTAAAGTATAATTAATTTTTATAAAGACTGCGATAAAAAATTCTGATACAAAAAAATTGCAAAATAAGCTATTAAACTTACTAAAATACTTTATTAATTAGTAGCAAGTTATAATAAAAAAAAGTGCGGCTATAAACCGCACTTTCAATAACGCCAGGTCATTTAAGACTAAATTTATTAGTCTCTTCTGTCACCAAAGAATCTAAGCAAGTTCACAAATATATTGATGAAATCCATATATAAACTTAAAGCGCCAATTATTGATACTTTAGCAGCAGCTTCAGTATCATTACCTACAGCAAAATAAATTTGCTTAAGTTTTTGTGTATCAAATGCAACTAACCCTGTAAAAATAGCTACAGAAAGCAATGAAACAATAAAGCTTAAACCACTGCTACCGAGGAAAATATTAATTACTGACGCAATTAAAATTCCGATAACACCCATCATAAGGAAAGAACCCATTGATGTTAGGTCTTTTTTAGTTGTATAGCCATAAATGCTCATACTACCAAACACAGCTGCTGTTATAAAAAATGTTTTAGCAATACTTTCGCCTGTGTAAACAAGGAAAAGCGAAGACAGAGACAAACCCATAATTGCTGCATAAGCATAAAATAACACCTGCGCAGTTTTAACCTGTACCCTTTGTATTCCAGCACTTAAGAATATTGCAAATCCTAAAGGTGCTAAAGCAATAAGCCAGCCAAAGCCACTTAAACCTTGCGGCGTAAACATTAACCGCATGAAAGCTTCACTTGAAGACGCAAGCATTGCACAAACACCAGTTAAAACCAGGCCAATACCCATATAGTTGTATATGCCTAGCATAAATTTTCTTAATCCTTCGTTATATTCATTTGCAGAACTAACTTGTACATAAGATTGATTTCTATTAAACTTCATAGTATACCCATTTAATGAGTTGTAATTAGTAGAAATTTATACTCTACTGATGGTAATTATAATAATTATTATAAGTTATTCAAGTGTTTTCAAAGATTTTATTTTTTAGTATTATGTTATATACCACTTTAAGCCAAGCGGCTGATTCCGTAGATGATTACATTTATGAGTATGATTTATCGGAATTTGACGCACCTCAGCCACGTCACTATCGCCAGATTGTACCTAGTACATTCTTTAAAAGCGATACAGATCGCATTTCAGCAAGCGGCATGTTCACTGAGCTACAGTTAATGTTTTTAAAAGAAAATGCACTTAAGATCGGCAGAAGATTATTATTAATCGATATTATGAATGAAACGCATTATTTTATTAATGGCAAACCTGTTAGAGTTACTCCTAAAAAGCATTTACAAACTGTTACAATTAAACCATCTGATTTAATTGGAAGAACTCTTAAAATTTATGTCAAAGATGATAAATTAAGTACAATGGTTACAGTAGAAACAGCGGAATATGAAGCAGACCTCGCTAAACGCCTTGATATTGATTATATCAGAATTCCGATCAGAAATATGTTTACGCCAAATGAAGAAAAAGTTAAAATATTTGAAGAGGCTTTAGAAGCTTTTGCAAATAGTCACTTAATTCATATTCACTGCAAGGCTGGCAGAGGGAGAACTACTACAATGCTTGGTGTTTACTCTATTTACAGGTATTCCAAAAAGCATTCTCTTGAAGAAATTTTAAAGTTCCAAAAAGATTTAGGTGGCATTGACTTAAGCACTAAAAAGGCAGAAAATAAGCAACATATATTTAAAATTTTAGCCTTAGACAGGGCTAAATTTATAGAAGACTATTATATTAAAAATTTTGGAGAAAATACGAATGGCAACAACAATTGATCCTAAAGAAGTAGAAAAGTTTTCCAAATTATCTTCAACATGGTGGAATGAAAACGGTCCTTTAAAACCACTTCATAAAATGAATCCGTGTAGGGTAAAATTTGTGAGGGATCAAATTTATAGCCATTTTAACTGCGACTCTCTTGAAGGTCTTAATATTATCGACGTAGGCTGTGGTGGCGGATTACTTTCTGAGCCACTGGCAAGACTTGACGGTAATGTAACAGGTGTTGACGCTACTGAGAAAAATATTGTTGTTGCTAAAGAGCATGCAAAACTCATGAATCTAAATATAGAATATCTTCACTGCGAAGCCTCAACTTTAGTTGATCAGGGTCGTAAGTTTGATGTAGTTATAGCACTTGAGACAATTGAACACGTATCCGACGTTGACCAATTCATGCAAGATTTATCTAAGCTTATGACTGAAAACGGCATTATAATACTCAGTACCATTAACAAAACAGCAAAGTCATTCTTATTTGCTATAGTTGGTGCTGAATATGTACTACGCTGGCTTCCGAAAGGAACGCATGATTGGCATAAATTTTTAAAACCATCTGAAGTAGTTATAGCCGCAGAAAAACATAACTTAAAAGCTAAATCGATTACAGGAATGACATTCAATCCAATGAAAAATGCATGGAATTTATCTGAAGATTTAGACGTAAATTACTTTGTAGCACTAACCAGGTAGAATAATTAGTGAGATAACCAAGTATTTATTATAATAAAAAAACACAGTAGTTGTACTTTTTTTATTTAATTCCTTGATTTTCATAGAAATTGTAGAAATTTATCATTTTTGTTATTAATTTATTAACCATATACTTGACATTGTGTTAATAAAATGTTAATATTATAGCATGAGATAAGGAAAATATACCCAAAAATTAATCCTTAAATCACATATACTCCCTTATATGTTATAATATAGCGGTAAGGTTATACTCCCCCTACCGCTATATGCTTCAAAATTATTTAATGAGTTTTATTACATCTTCATAAATAATGCTTGGGATTACGGCTTTAACAGCATCAAGGTTTTTCTCTCTAATGTTTTTTCTGATATCTGTAGCGTTGATATTATCGTAGTTTGGCATTTTAACTAATTCAAACTCTGGGAAATTGTTTAAATAGTATGATGAATCATCTTTAAAGTGACCAACTAAAGCAATAGATTTGCTTCCACTTGTTAAAGTGCTAACAGCTTTGTGTACAGCATCTTCCCACTGTTTATCAAAAGGATAGTCGTTAATACTTGTAATCATTACTCTGCCAGGGAATTTTTTGTCCATAACTTTTCTGATTAAATTTGCTCTTTCCATGAAAGTTAATGGGTTCTTTTCTGTTCCTGATTTATCAGCAGAACCACAAAGAACGATAAGCTTATCAGAAATATTTAAAGCTTCTTCCATAACCCTGATATGACCATTATGTACTGGCTGGAAACGACCGATATAAAATGTATATTCGTATTTCTTTTGGCTATCCGCACCTGCATGCAGAAATGTTACTAATAGCATACCTAGGCTAAGTAATAATTTTTTCATGTTAAAACCTTTGATTTTATGTATATTAAAATATAATGAATCGAAAACCTATGTGTTTTCACTTGCTATATAAGCCCATAAAAACAAATTGTAAAGTATATGTTAACAAATAATGAAATAAAAAAAATTGGTATCATTGCAGGTAGCGGAGATCTTCCTTATATTCTTATAAAAGAGCTAAAGAAAAAAGGAATAGAGCCTTATGTTGTGGCTTTAAATTATGGTCTTGCAAGCTTCTTGCTTTTAAATTCAGTACCTTTCATTAAATGCTCGATTACTGAAGTTAAAAAAACTATCAATTTTTTCAAGTCTAACAATGTTAACTCATTGATTTTATTAGGAAAAATAACACGTCCAAACTTGTTTGGCATTTTAAATATAGATAGCGACGCTAAAATTTTGCTTAAACAAATTCTAAGTAACATAGGTGGGGATGATAAAATTTTGTCTCAAATTGTTGACTTTTTTGAACAAAATCATGGTTTTGAAGTTGTTGGCGCTCAGGCGTTTATTGAAAACCATATGTTTGCAGGCACTATAAACGACATTACAAGTGAATTGGAAAAAGTTGATATTCAAATTGGTAGGGAATATCTACAAACTGCTAGTAAATTTGATATAGGGCAGGCAGTAGTTGTGCGTAATAAACAAATAATATGCGTCGAAGGGGCAGATGGTACTGATGCAATGCTTGAGCGGGCAAAAAGTATTAATTCAAACGTTAAATATGGCGGCGTTATGGTTAAAATGCCAA of Alphaproteobacteria bacterium 33-17 contains these proteins:
- a CDS encoding ferredoxin; the encoded protein is MPYVVTEACIKCKLTDCVEVCPVDCFYEGENMLVINPDECIDCGVCEPECPIEAIKPDTDAGIDWLEINKKLSANWPNINRRKDPMPEAEEFKHIKDKKQYLSEKPGA
- a CDS encoding bifunctional 3-demethylubiquinol 3-O-methyltransferase/2-polyprenyl-6-hydroxyphenol methylase; translation: MATTIDPKEVEKFSKLSSTWWNENGPLKPLHKMNPCRVKFVRDQIYSHFNCDSLEGLNIIDVGCGGGLLSEPLARLDGNVTGVDATEKNIVVAKEHAKLMNLNIEYLHCEASTLVDQGRKFDVVIALETIEHVSDVDQFMQDLSKLMTENGIIILSTINKTAKSFLFAIVGAEYVLRWLPKGTHDWHKFLKPSEVVIAAEKHNLKAKSITGMTFNPMKNAWNLSEDLDVNYFVALTR